The nucleotide sequence GCAACCATGGAGACATCTGCATTATGAGCACCAGTCTTCAGCCACTTGGCCACCTGTCACCGGGTCAAGATCTAAACGGCTATATCCAGTCGGTGAACCGTATCGCTGTGCTTACTGCTGAAGAAGAGCATGAGCTTGCCCTGCGGTTGCATGAAGAGAATCATCTGGAGTCGGCCCGTCGACTCGTCATGTCGCACCTGCGCTTCGTGGTACATATCGCGCGCAGCTACAGCGGCTATGGCTTGCAGCAGGCGGACCTGATCCAGGAAGGCAATGTCGGCCTGATGAAAGCGGTCAAGCGCTTTGACCCCCATCAGGGCGTTCGCCTCGTGTCCTTTGCCGTGCATTGGATCAAGGCCGAGATTCACGAGTTCGTGCTGCGCAACTGGCGCATCGTGAAAGTCGCGACCACCAAGGCCCAGCGCAAGCTGTTCTTCAATCTTCGCGGTGCCAAGAAGCGTCTGGCATGGCTGAACAATGAAGAAGTGGACGCCATCGCAGGCGACCTGGACGTCAAGCCATCGGTGGTACGCGAGATGGAAAGTCGTCTCTCGGCTCACGATGCCGGCTTCGATGCGGGTCCCAGTGATGACGAGAGCTCCGCTTACCAGGCGCCGGTCAATTATCTCGAGGACCACAGTCTCGATCCGGCGGCTCAGGTCGAGCAGCAGGATCTGGAAGATGACTCCCACGGGCGTCTGCTCAAGGCACTGGCAGCATTGGATGAGCGTTCGCGCGATATCCTCCAGCAGCGCTGGTTGAGCGACAACAAGGCGACGTTGCACGAGCTGGCAGACATCTACAGTGTCTCGGCAGAACGTATCCGTCAGCTGGAAAAGAACGCCATGAAGAAGCTGCGTGAATCGATGGGTGACATGAGCGAAGGGTTCGCTGCCTGACACTCCCTCGCTGACTTCCCGCAGTAGATGAAGCCCCGCCGGTGTTCCGGCGGGGCTTCTGTCGTTGAGGGACAGTGAAACGACCGGCTATGGCAGTAGACAGTTGTATCGTGCAACAGAATGTTTCATTCTGTTGCACTACGCTAAGCGGTCATTTCCCTTCCTCATTGGTGGCTATGTGGACCCGATTACCTCGCGTCAACCAGGCACACATTCACTGTGGCGCATCCTTGGCATCAATGTCGCTTTGCTGGTGGTGTTGGGCGGGCTGTTTCTGGCGGGACAATGGTTTGATGTCCGCGAACAGGAGATGCAACGCCTCGAAGCGCTCGATACGCAACTGCACATCTCGACTGAACAGCTCGTGGCGGATGTCGCCCGCGAGATGATGGTGCTCGAGCGTGTGTTGCACGAGGAGACACCAAGACAGTGGAGAGGCTCGCTCGAGAGTGCGCTGGGGCGTCATCCGGCGCTGGTCTCCCTGATGATGGTGCCGTTCGCCGATTATCGTGGCAGCAGCCTCAATCAGATCGGTGTCGGGCGCAGCTGCAAGTGGCAGCTCTCGCAGGCCGAGGCGCAATCCCTGCCCGGCAGAAGCAATCTGTTGTTCGGTTCGGCATTGCCTCTCGGGTCCGGACAGCCCGGCTTGCCTTTCTATCGCCATATGCAGCTCGAGGACAAGGCGTGGCTGCTGATCGGGTGCCTGGATTTCTCGGAGTCCAGAAGTCTGCTGGCCAATCCGGGGGCGGATGACGGGCAGCGCCTGCGCCTGTTCTCGACCAACGGACTGCTGCTGTTTTCCAGCCCCCAGGAGCACGCGCTGGGGGTGACGGGAAAGTTGCCGTTGCCGACGCTGGCCAACATGGGCAAGTACATCTCCGAGCGTGGCGTGCGGCGTTATCACGTGGACGGCTTTGATGGCCGTCCGCGCATGGCGGCGGGCAGTTTTATCGCACCACTCAAGCTGTTCAGCGTCGTCAGTCAGCCTGTCTCGAGCCTGTGGTGGGTCTGGTGGCAGCGTATCTGGTTCGGTCTGCTGCTGGGAGGCATCTTCCTGGTGGTGCTTGGCGTGATGATCGCGCGTGCCGAGCGGCAACGCAGTGAGCGCCACGATGAGCTGGAGGGCGAGCTCGAATCGATGGCGGCGCGCTCGCGTACTCTGGTGACCTTGATGGATAACCTGCCCGGCGTGGTGTATCGCATCGAGGTCAACACCGGCACGCTGACCTTCATCAGCAGTGGCGCCGCGGAATTGTTCGGACGTTCGGCCGAGTCTCTGGTCGGGGCCGGCATCACTCTCAATGAGCTGATCCATCCCGAGGATCGCCCGTCCGTCGCGTCGGCGCGTCACTGGGCGATGTGCGCTCAGATGCGTCATGAACAGGTGTTCAGAATCGTCGCGGATCACGAGCGCTGGGTGCTGGACCGCAGCGTGATGATCGAGGGAGAGGAGGGTGTACGTTACTGGGAAGGCCTGCTGCTGGATATCAGCGCCCACAAGGAGTCGGAGCGTCAGCTCGACTACCTGGCGCGCCACGATGCCTTGACGGGGCTCTACAACCGCAAGGCCTTCATGGCGGCGGCGGATGAGCGGGTCGCGATCGGAGGCGTGATGATCTATGCCGACATCGATCGCTTCTCGACGGTGAATGATGGCCTGGGGCATGAGGCGGGGGATCAGCTGCTGGTCTCGATCGGTGAGCGCCTGCGGCGCATCCTGCCGCCCGGTGGCCTGGTCGCGCGTCTCGGGGCGGATGAGTTCGGCCTCTATTTCCCTCAGGTCGGCGAGCAAGCCGAGCAGATCGTGGCCGATGTCCAGCAGAAGCTGGAGCGCCCCTTCACGATTCTCGGGCGTCCCTTGATCATCAGCCTGACGGCCGGCTACTCCCTGGCCGAGGCAGATGGTGATGCCCAGGCGTTGATGCTCAATGCGGACGTGGCGCTCTATCATGCCAAGTCGCGTGGCGATCATGCCCTGCGCTGGGAGTCCTCGCTGGACAAGCATGTCGCCTCGCGCATGACGCTGGAGCAGGACCTGCGTCAGGCCATCGAGCGCCAGCAGCTCTTCCTTCACTACCAGCCGCAGCTGAACGCGGCGGGAGAGCTGCTGGGGGTCGAGGCGTTGCTGCGCTGGCAGCATCCTGAGCTGGGCATGATCTCTCCGGCCCAGTTCATTCCGCTCGCGGAAGAGACGGGACTCATCTTCCGGCTGGGGCGTTTCGTGCTGGAAGAGGCCTGCGCCCAGATGGTGCGCTGGCAGGAAAGCGGCCTTTACATGCCGCGCATGGCCGTCAACCTCTCGGCGCGCCAGCTGACCTCGGGCTATGAGCATGAAGTGATCAGCGTGCTCGAGAGTCAGAATCTCGCGCCGACGCGCCTGGAGGTCGAGGTCACGGAGACCCTGTTGATCCAGGACATGGAGGGTGGGCTCAGCGTACTGAGAGCACTGCGGGAGCTCGGTGTGCGTGTGGCGCTGGATGACTTCGGGCAGGGATACTCGTCACTGTCCTATCTGTCTTCCCTGCCGCTGGATGTGCTCAAGGTCGACCGCAGCTTCGTGATGAAGATGGACGCTCTGGCGGAAGATGCGTCCGAGCAAGGGCGCGGCGGTCAGGTGGCCAGCGAGCAGGGAGCCAATGAGCAGGCCATCCAGCTGGTAGGTGCCATCATCAGTCTGGGGCATTCGATGGGGCACGAGATCGTGGCGGAAGGTGTCGAGACACAGGCGCAGTTCGAGGGGCTCAAGCGATTGCGCTGCGACAGTTATCAGGGCTACCTGCTGGCGCGCCCGATGACGGCGACGGCCATCGTCGAGCGTTATGGGCCTGGCAACTGAGTCTGCACGTGAAGGTGGCATGAAAAAGCCCCCGTCTCTTCGAGGCGGGGGCTTTTCTTTTGCTCAAGCGGAGGGCCGTCAGACGGCAATCCGCTCCTGGCTGCTCAGCAGCAGGTCGCGACTCAACAGTCTCCACTGTTCTTCCCAGTGCTCGGTGGGTCGCTTGCGATAGTCGCTGCGGACATACTGTCCGATGCGGCCTTCGGCACTGGCCAGCAGGAGATTGGCTGCGGCTGTCACGGTAATGGCAGGCCGCAGGCCTTCACGAGGCTCGGCCTCGCGCAGTACCTGCTTGAGCTGGGTCTCGAGACGTTCGAACAGCTGCGCCATGCGCACGCGCAGACGAGCCGTCTCCCCGGTCAGGGCATCGCCGTTGAGCAGGCGGCACAGTCCGGGATTCTTCTCGGCAAAGCCAAGCAGCAGGCTCAGGATATGGTGCACCCTGGCATGAGCCGTATCGTTGTCCTGCAGAATCAGCGCGATGCGCTCGAACAGGGTGCTCTCGATGAACTCGATCAGCCCTTCGAACATGCGCGCCTTGCTGGGGAAGTGACGATAGAGTGCAGCCTCGGAGACGCCGACCTGACGTGCCAATGCCGCGGTGGTGATACGTTTGCCGCTGTCCTCTTCCAGCATCAAGGCAAGTGCCTGGAGGATCTGTTCGCGACGTGATTGTTTTGGATTCGCCTGCGTCATGGAATCTTGTCATTTCTCGCGGCCTGCAGCGATGTGCTGCGGGCGGGTCCGTGTCCTGAGGCGTGTCGCTGGCCTCGCGCGAATCACCGGAAGTCTGGCCCCGGCTTTATGCTCTTCATGCCTTGGAGGTGTCCGGATCAGCATTGCTGATCAAGGTGCCGACACCGGCATTGGTGAAGATTTCCAGCAGGGTGGCATGCGGTACGCGACCATCGATGATGTGTGCACTGCGCACGCCCTGCTTGACGGCATCCAGCGCGCAGCTGATCTTGGGCAGCATGCCGCCATAGATGGTGCCATCCTCGATGAGTCCATCCACCGCTTCGGTGGTCAGCCCCGTCATGACTTCGCCCTCGGCGTTCAGAAGGCCGGCGACGTTGGTCAGCAGCATCAGCTTCTCCGCCCCCAGCGCTTCTGCGACCTTGCCGGCGACCAGGTCGGCATTGATATTGTAGCTGCGTCCCTCATCGTCGACGCCGATCGGCGCGATCACCGGAATGAAGTCATTGCGGGTCAGCAGCTCGATCAGATCCGTCGAGACATGCTCGACTTCACCGACGTGACCGATATCGATGATTTCCGAGGCATTCATGCCCGGCATGTGGCGGGTGACCTTGAGCTGACGCGCGCGAATCTGGCCGCTGTCCTTGCCGGTGACGCCGATGGCCTTGCCGCCGCACTGGTTGATCAGATTGACGATGCCCTTGTTGACCAGGCCGCCCAGTACCATCTCGACCACATCCATGGTCTCTGAGTCGGTCACGCGCATGCCGTCGACGAAGCGTGATTCGATGTTCAGCTTCTTGAGCAGGGCGCCGATCTGAGGGCCGCCACCGTGCACGACCACCGGGTTGATGCCGACTTCCTTCATCAGCACCATGTCGCGGGCAAAGGAGTCGATCAAGGTATCTTCGGTCATGGCGTTGCCGCCGTATTTGACCACCACGGTCTTGCCCGAGAACTGCTGGATATAGGGCAGGGCTTCGGACAGGACCTCGACCACCTGGTGCGGGTCGCGGTTGGCGTGGCTCATCAACGTATCACTCCACAGAAATTGGGTCCGAAAGGAGAGTTCGGACGCTGTCACTCGAGACTATCACTTGCGTTACGCCTGCGCGCACCACGTCATGGAAAGAGGTGATGGCAACCGGCGCTGCCATGGGAAAGAGTCACCCGGGCCGGGGAGTCAGCGGACCGGCACGGCGGTCATCCTGCTGCCGCGCCGGTCGTTGATCGCCTGCCCGGGCCGATCAGAACGCCTCGATCAGAACGGGGCGGTGATGCTTGGCTCGGCCTGCTTCAGTGCGGCGCGGAAGCTGTCCTTGATGCGCTCCAGCGCCGCCTCTGACTTGCCTTCGAAGCGCAGTACCAGCACCGGTGTGGTGTTGGAGGCGCGGCACAGGCCCCAGCCGTCGGCGTAGTCGACGCGAATGCCATCCAGCGTGGTCTTCACGCCGTCGTCACCGAAGTCACCTTCGCTGGCCAGTCGCTCGACGATAGCGAACTTGGTCTCATCGGTCACTTCCACGTTGATCTCGGGGGTGCCCAGATCCTGCGGATAGCGTGCGAAGAAGGTGTCGGCATCGACATCCTGCTTGGCGAGGATTTCCAGCAGACGCGCCGCGCCGTAGAGGCCATCGTCGAAGCCGAACCAACGCTCCTTGAAGAAGATGTGGCCGCTCATCTCGCCGGCCAGGGCCGCGCCGGTTTCCTTCATGCGCGCCTTGATCAGGGAGTGGCCGGTGCGCCACATTTCCGGTGTGCCTCCCGCCTTCTCGATCACGGTGGCCAGGTTGCCGGTGCACTTGACGTCGAAGATGATGCGCGCGCCCGGTACACGTTCAATGAGGTCTTCCGACAGTGCCATCATCAGACGGTCGGGATACAGGATCTCGCCCTTGGGCGTGACGACGCCGAGGCGATCGCCGTCGCCATCGAAGGCCAGACCGATGTCCGCGCCGGTTTCCTGCATGGTTCTGATCAGGTCCTGCAGGTTCTCCGGCTTGCCCGGGTCCGGGTGATGGTTCGGGAAGTTGCCATCGATCTCCTCGAACAGCGGGATGGTCTCGACGCCGAGGCGACGGATCAGCTCCGGGCCCAGCTCACCAGCCACGCCATTGCCGCAATCGACCACTGCCTTGAGCGGGCGCTTGACGACCACGTCGCCGGTAATCTGATCCAGGTAGCGTTCGCGCACGTCTTCTTCACGCAGGCTACCTTCGCCTTGCGCCAGATCGCCTTCCTGCAGGCGGCGATAAAGGTCGGTGATGGTGTCGCCGGACAGGGTCTCACCCGCCAGCACGATCTTCAGACCGTTGTAATTGGCCGGGTTGTGGCTGCCGGTCAGCATCACGCCGGAGCGGGTGCCTTCCAGGATATTGGTGGCGTAGTAGAGCACCGGGGTCGGCACCATGCCGATGTCGATGACATCACGGCCGGCATCGCGCAGGCCGGCAATCAGCGCCTTGGACAGGCGCGGGCCGGAGAGGCGACCATCGCGGGCGACCACGACGGTGGACTCACCGCGTGCCGCGGCTTCGCTACCGATGGATTGGCCGATGGCGCGCACGCCGTCTTCGGTGAGGGTCTCATCCACGATGCCACGGATGTCGTAGGCGCGAAAAATTGAAGCGGGTACCTGACTCATGGTGCATCCCTGTCGGTTGAATCAATCGTGAGAAGTCATGGCCGGCATGCCGTGCGAACACTATCGCGGCATGCCGACGGGTGCGGCTAGCAAGCGGTTCCATCTGTCACGGAGCGCTGTCGGGTTTCGGTGGCGAGTCGTCTGCAATGAGCTGTCAGTGACGGCCTGTCAGTGACGACCCGTCAATGACGACCAGAATGGCCAAAGCCGCCTTCACCGCGCTGGCTGGCCTCGAATTCCGTGACCTCGACCAGTTCGGCCTGTACAACCGGGACTAGCACGTACTGTGCCAGTCGCTCACCGGGTTCCAGCACGAACTCGCTGTCGCCGCGGTTCCAGACCGAGATCATCAGTTCGCCCTGGTAGTCGGAATCGATCAGACCGACCAGATTGCCCAGCACGATGCCGTGTTTATGCCCCAGACCGGAGCGCGGCAGGATCATGCCGGCCAGTGCGGGGTCGGCGATGTGGATCGCCAGGCCGGTACGCACCAGCTCACAGGCGCCCGGGGCCAGTGTCAGCGGGGCATCCAGCAGTGCGCGCAGGTCCATGCCGGCACTGCCGGGAGTCGCATGGTGGGGTAGCGGGTAATCGCGAACGCGCTCGTCGAGGATCTTGAGTTCGAGCCGGGGGCGGGTCATCTAAGGTGTTTCCTGGTCATCGATGGCGGAGGTCGCCATGTTCAAATTGGCGGCACCATGGAGGGCGCCGTCTTGATGCAGTGCCAGTGCGCGCTCGAGAATCGCACGCGCCAGCGCAATCTTGGGGCAGGCTGCGATGGCCTGTTCATGCAGTCTGTCATTTGCCTGGCCGGGGCGTCGCCACACCAGGGTGGCGGCATTGCTGTCACTGCCGAACCCCAGTCCCGGGGTGCTGACGTCATTGGCCACGATCATGTCGAGACGCTTGCGTGTCAGCTTGTCGCGGGCATAGCGAAGGACATCGCGAGTCTCGGCGGCGAAGCCGACCACCAGCGGAGCGGGCTGTCCGTTGGCGCGCCGCGCCTGACTCTGCTCGGCAATGCCGGCAATGATATCGGGATTGCGGATCAGATGGACCTGCATCTGTTCTTCGCCGACCTGCTTCTTGAGCTTGTGCTCGGCGACAGCGGCAGGTCGGAAGTCGGCGACGGCGGCGCAGCCGATGAAGACCTGGCTATCCTGCAGCGCCGCTTCGGCAGCGCCTTGCATCTGCAAGGCTGACTCGACATCGATGCGCTCGACGCCAGGCGGTGTGGGCAGGGCGACAGGCCCACTGATCAGGCGAACTCTTGCGCCCAGTGCCGCGGCTTCGCTGGCCAGGGCATACCCCATCTTTCCGGAGCTGTGATTGCTCAGATAGCGCACCGGATCCAGCGCTTCCCGGGTCGGACCGGCGGTGATGGTGATGGTCAGGCCCGCTGCCGGCAATGGTGCCGGCTCGCCCTCGTCGAGCAGCTCGCTCAGACCGGCGACGATCTCTTCTGGCTCGAGCATGCGCCCGGCTCCCACGTCGCCGCACGCCTGTTCGCCGCTGGCCGGGCCGAGCAGCGTCCAGCCATCGGCACTGAGCTGCCGGGCGTTGCGCTGGGTGGCAGGGTGCGCCCACATCGCCTGATTCATCGCCGGGGCCACGACCCAGCGTGCGTTGTTGGCCAGGCACAGGGTAGTGATCAGATCATCGGCACGGCCATGGGCCAGGCGGGCCATGAGGTCGGCAGTGGCGGGGGCGATGAGAATGACCTCCGCCCAACGCGCCAGCTCGATATGTCCCATGCCGGCCTCTGCCTCAGGATCGAGCAGCGAGGTATGCACGGGATTGCCCGACAGCGCCTGCAGGGTCAACGGCGTGATGAAGGCCTGGGCACCTTCGGTCATGGCGACGCGTACCTCGCACCCGGCCTTTTTCAGCAGACGAGTGATGAGCGCCGCCTTGTACGCTGCGATACCGCCGCTGATGCCCAGCAGAATGCGCCGTCCGGCGAGTGAGTGCATGGTGTCCTGCATCCCTGATCCGTCAATGTCAAAGCTCTCGCGTTCGCCTCTACCATATCACCGTGATGCAACCTTGCGTAGCGTCGCTGGCCGGGCACGCCGTCTGTCGCGGGTGCGGACACTGACCTGTCGCGGGTGCGGACACTGACCTGTCGCGGGTGCGGACACTGACCTGTCGCGGTACGACGAGCCGCGAGCCAGGAGGGCTCAGCCAGCCAGAAAGCGCGCCAGGCATGCAAGCGTTGAGAGTGACGCTGGCGGCAGTGACGGGCGAAGACCACGCTTCTCAGTCCAAATGCTGATGTCGCGTCATGCTCCTTGGCGTGTCGGTGGGCCTGCCCTGAGGCAGGCATGGCCACTCTCGTGGCGCGCCGGATGTCAGCATCACTGTCACGAGAGGAGAATGTGCATGGGCATCAGGGAGTGGCCAATCGGGGAGCGGCCCCGTGAGAAGCTTCTGTCATCGGGGGCTGCTGCGCTATCAGATGCCGAGTTGCTGGCAATCTTCCTGCGAGTGGGAATCAAGGGACGTTCGGCGGTGGACCTGGCGCGCGACCTGTTGACCACCTTCGGCGGGCTGCGCCCACTGCTGGAAGCCAGTCAGCAGGATTTCTGTGCCGCGCGAGGCCTGGGAGATGCCAAGTACGTACAGTTGCAGGCGTCGCTGGAGCTGTCCCGTCGACATCTGGAAAGCCTGTTGATGCGCGGGGCGGCATTGACCTCACCGCTGCTGGTACGGCGCTACCTCTCCTCTCATCTGCGTGATCTGCCACATGAGGTCTTCGCCGCACTCTTCCTGGATAGTCAGCATCGCGTCATTCGCTTCGAGACACTCTTCACCGGCACGCTGGATGCTGCTGCCGTCTACCCGCGCGAAGTGGTCAAGCGGGCGCTGGCGCTCAACGCGGGCGCCTTGATACTCGCCCACAACCATCCCTCCGGAGTGGCGGAGCCCAGTGATGCCGATCGTCGTATCACCCAGCGCCTGGAAGAGGCGTTGGGGCTTTTCGATATCCGGGTGCTGGATCACTTCGTGGTGGGGGACGGCGAGGTGATCTCCTTCGCCGAGCGTGGCTGGTTGTGAGCCAGGCATCGCCTCGGTCTTGTGCGACCTCTTTCGGCAAGGCGCTGAGACGAGAGCAGGGGGGAAGAGAAGGAAGAAGAAGGAGCGGATGGGAAGGAGGCGCCCTGCGGATGTCCGGTCTGGTCAATTGTCGGGCCTGCCGGGTGACAGGGATTGCAAAACAGGGCGTCGATTGTGGTAATGTTGCGCCTCCCGTACCACCCACCACAGAATTCGCGACCACTCTGGCCGACATTGGCTGAGTGAAGCGTCTGGCTAAGCAAGCGTCTGTACCGATGTGACAGCTCGGGCGAAGCGTGTTGGCGAAAAAAATCCGTCTTGGGCGTGCTTTCGCGTTCCTCTTCGGGTAAAATGCTGCGCCTGCACGTTCCAGTACCCTGAAGCTTGTCTTCCGGAATGGACGTAACACACTTTGAAATCAGGGCATGAGGCGGCGCCTGCCACTTCCGGTTTGCCCGACAGGTTTTGAACAACTTAGCCAACGCAGCGGTTGGAGGCTCCAATGTCCAAAGTATGTCAGGTTACCGGCAAGCGCCCGGTGACTGGTAACAACGTTTCTCACTCCCAGCGCAAGACTCGTCGCCGGTTCCTGCCGAACCTGCACACCCACCGTTTCTGGGTTGAATCCCAGCAGCGCTTCGTCAAGCTGCGCGTCTCTACCAAGGGCATGCGCATCATTGACAAGAAGGGTATCGACGAAGTCCTCAAGGACCTCACTGCACGTGGCGAGCGCTTCTAAACACTAGAAGACAGCCCCTGTAGCAATGGCAACCGAGCCGAGGGCAACGCTCTCAATCGTTCGGTGAATGCGACTGTGGAAGGAAACTGAAAATGCGTGACAAGATCAAGTTGGTGTCAAGTGCCGGTACTGGCCACTTCTACACCACCGACAAGAACAAGCGTAACACTCCGGACAAGCTTGAATTCAAGAAGTACGATCCGGTCGTTCGCAAGCACGTGATGTACAAGGAAGCCAAGATCAAGTGATCTTGTCTCCCGCCAGCGTGCTGTCGGAACCCTCGAAAACCCGGTCCTGACCGGGTTTTCGAGTATCTGGATGTCGGAGTTCCGGCATCCTGCAACAGGGTGGCGGCTTCTGTCGTCACCCTGTTGTGCGTCTGGCGGTCAGTCGAGGAGGAAGCATGCCCGAATTACCGGAAGTCGAGACGACTCGCCGTGGTATCGCACCATTGGTCGAGGGCCAGGAGGTCACCGAGGTGATCGTGCGTCAGCCACGGCTGCGCACGCCAGTACCGAGTGAGCTGGCGGAGTGGCTGGTGGGGCAGCGTTTCGGTGAGCTCTCGCGCCGTGCCAAGTACCTGCTGTTGCCGATCGCCGATGGCCACCTGCTCTGGCATCTGGGCATGTCCGGCAGTCTGAGGCTGGTACCCATCGGCACGCCGCCCCGTACGCATGACCATGTCGATGTGGTGCTGGGCAATGGCCAGGTGTTGCGCTATCACGACCCGCGTCGCTTCGGTTTCGTCGACTTCGTGCGCGGTGACCCGCACGCTGACACACGTCTGGCGAGGCTCGGGCCGGAGCCCTTGTCGGACGCCTTCACCGGTGAGCTTCTCTTCGCGCGCTCGCGCAAGCGACGCGTGGCGATCAAGCCTTTCCTGATGGACAACGCCAATGTGGTCGGCGTGGGCAACATCTACGCCAGTGAGGCGCTCTTCATGGCCGGCATCGACCCGCGTCGTCCGGCGGGGGAGACCTCCCTGGAGGAATATGAGCGCCTCGCCGAGGCCTCACGCAGCGTGCTGGCGGCCGCCATCGAGCAAGGCGGTACCACCTTGCGTGATTTCGTCGGTGGTGATGGCAAGCCCGGCTACTTCGCCCAGCGCCTCAACGTCTATGGGCGAGGGGGCGAGCCCTGCCGCGAGTGTGGCCATGAGATCATGAGCCTGGTGCTCGGGCAGCGTGCCAGTTGCTTCTGCCCTCATTGCCAGAGCTAGTGCCGTCCGTGCCGGCACGGGTCAGACATGTCTCACTGACCCTTGATGATCACTTGACCGGAGGCTCCGTGACCGGGGCCGCCATGACGACTAGAATGGCCCCATTCGGGCGCGCCCTGTCGTCGTCCTGTCCCTTTCCCTGTCTTATGGATGATTCCCGTGACTGAACGTCTGCGCCTGAAGAAGAATGCTGATCGCCGCCTCAAGGCTGGCCATCTGTGGCTGTACTCCAATGAAGTCGATACCGTCGCGACGCCGCTCAAGAATTTCGAACCGGGCGCCCAGGCGATCATCGAGGCCAGCAACGGCCGCGCGATGGGCGTTGCCTACGTCAACCCGAACTCGCTGATCTGCGCGCGTATCGTCTCGCGCAACCCGGAACAGCGTCTGGACCGCTCGCTGCTGGTGCATCGCTTCAACCAGGCGCTGTCACTGCGCGAGAGCCTCTATGACAAGCCGTTCTACCGTCTGGTCCACGGCGAGGGCGACCTGCTGCCGGGTCTGATCGTCGATCGCTTCGACGACGTGCTGGTCTGCCAGCTCAACACCTTCGGCATGGAGCGACTGGCGGAAGTGATCGTCGATGCGCTCTTGAAGGTCGTCAAGCCGACCGCCATCGTGTTCAAGAACGATTCCAGCGGTCGCCGTCAGGAACAGCTCGAGCGCAACGTCGAAGTCGTCTATGGCGAGCTGCCGGAAAGCGTGCTGCTGGAAGAGAATGGGGTCCAGTTCAGCGCGCCGGTACTGGATGGCCAGAAGACCGGCTGGTTCTATGATCACCGCGACAACCGTGCCTGGCTGAATCGTCAGGTGGCAGGCAAGCGCGTGCTGGACCTGTTCAGCTACGTCGGTGGCTGGGGTGTGCAGGCGGCGGCGCATGGCGCCAGCGAAGTGCTGTGTGTCGACGCCTCCGGTGCGGCACTTGAGCGAGTCTCGGGCAACGCCGTGCTCAACGGTGTCGAGGATCGCGTCTCCATCGCGGAGTCGGATGTCTTCGAGGCACTGACGGCCCTGCGCGCGGAAGGCGAGCAGTTCGACGTCATCATCGCGGATCCGCCCGCCTTCATCCGCAAGCGCAAGGACATCACCAATGGTGAGCGTGCCTATGCACGCCTCAACCGTGAAGCCATGCGCCTGCTGGGCCGCGACGGTCTGCTGATGTCCGGCTCCTGCTCCATGCATCTGGCGCCGGAGCGCCTGATGGATGTGGTGCGCGGCGCCGTGCGTCACCAGGACCGCCACGGTCAGGTCATCTTCCAGGGCCATCAGGCCAGCGACCACCCGGTGCACCCGTCCATCCCCGAGACCTCCTACCTCAAGGCGCTCGGTGTGCGGGTCTATCGCGACTGAGATCGAGTCTCGGGTCGCGACCAGGAG is from Cobetia marina and encodes:
- the rpoH gene encoding RNA polymerase sigma factor RpoH; this encodes MSTSLQPLGHLSPGQDLNGYIQSVNRIAVLTAEEEHELALRLHEENHLESARRLVMSHLRFVVHIARSYSGYGLQQADLIQEGNVGLMKAVKRFDPHQGVRLVSFAVHWIKAEIHEFVLRNWRIVKVATTKAQRKLFFNLRGAKKRLAWLNNEEVDAIAGDLDVKPSVVREMESRLSAHDAGFDAGPSDDESSAYQAPVNYLEDHSLDPAAQVEQQDLEDDSHGRLLKALAALDERSRDILQQRWLSDNKATLHELADIYSVSAERIRQLEKNAMKKLRESMGDMSEGFAA
- the slmA gene encoding nucleoid occlusion factor SlmA, translated to MTQANPKQSRREQILQALALMLEEDSGKRITTAALARQVGVSEAALYRHFPSKARMFEGLIEFIESTLFERIALILQDNDTAHARVHHILSLLLGFAEKNPGLCRLLNGDALTGETARLRVRMAQLFERLETQLKQVLREAEPREGLRPAITVTAAANLLLASAEGRIGQYVRSDYRKRPTEHWEEQWRLLSRDLLLSSQERIAV
- the argB gene encoding acetylglutamate kinase, translating into MSHANRDPHQVVEVLSEALPYIQQFSGKTVVVKYGGNAMTEDTLIDSFARDMVLMKEVGINPVVVHGGGPQIGALLKKLNIESRFVDGMRVTDSETMDVVEMVLGGLVNKGIVNLINQCGGKAIGVTGKDSGQIRARQLKVTRHMPGMNASEIIDIGHVGEVEHVSTDLIELLTRNDFIPVIAPIGVDDEGRSYNINADLVAGKVAEALGAEKLMLLTNVAGLLNAEGEVMTGLTTEAVDGLIEDGTIYGGMLPKISCALDAVKQGVRSAHIIDGRVPHATLLEIFTNAGVGTLISNADPDTSKA
- a CDS encoding putative bifunctional diguanylate cyclase/phosphodiesterase, producing MDPITSRQPGTHSLWRILGINVALLVVLGGLFLAGQWFDVREQEMQRLEALDTQLHISTEQLVADVAREMMVLERVLHEETPRQWRGSLESALGRHPALVSLMMVPFADYRGSSLNQIGVGRSCKWQLSQAEAQSLPGRSNLLFGSALPLGSGQPGLPFYRHMQLEDKAWLLIGCLDFSESRSLLANPGADDGQRLRLFSTNGLLLFSSPQEHALGVTGKLPLPTLANMGKYISERGVRRYHVDGFDGRPRMAAGSFIAPLKLFSVVSQPVSSLWWVWWQRIWFGLLLGGIFLVVLGVMIARAERQRSERHDELEGELESMAARSRTLVTLMDNLPGVVYRIEVNTGTLTFISSGAAELFGRSAESLVGAGITLNELIHPEDRPSVASARHWAMCAQMRHEQVFRIVADHERWVLDRSVMIEGEEGVRYWEGLLLDISAHKESERQLDYLARHDALTGLYNRKAFMAAADERVAIGGVMIYADIDRFSTVNDGLGHEAGDQLLVSIGERLRRILPPGGLVARLGADEFGLYFPQVGEQAEQIVADVQQKLERPFTILGRPLIISLTAGYSLAEADGDAQALMLNADVALYHAKSRGDHALRWESSLDKHVASRMTLEQDLRQAIERQQLFLHYQPQLNAAGELLGVEALLRWQHPELGMISPAQFIPLAEETGLIFRLGRFVLEEACAQMVRWQESGLYMPRMAVNLSARQLTSGYEHEVISVLESQNLAPTRLEVEVTETLLIQDMEGGLSVLRALRELGVRVALDDFGQGYSSLSYLSSLPLDVLKVDRSFVMKMDALAEDASEQGRGGQVASEQGANEQAIQLVGAIISLGHSMGHEIVAEGVETQAQFEGLKRLRCDSYQGYLLARPMTATAIVERYGPGN
- a CDS encoding phosphomannomutase/phosphoglucomutase, which codes for MSQVPASIFRAYDIRGIVDETLTEDGVRAIGQSIGSEAAARGESTVVVARDGRLSGPRLSKALIAGLRDAGRDVIDIGMVPTPVLYYATNILEGTRSGVMLTGSHNPANYNGLKIVLAGETLSGDTITDLYRRLQEGDLAQGEGSLREEDVRERYLDQITGDVVVKRPLKAVVDCGNGVAGELGPELIRRLGVETIPLFEEIDGNFPNHHPDPGKPENLQDLIRTMQETGADIGLAFDGDGDRLGVVTPKGEILYPDRLMMALSEDLIERVPGARIIFDVKCTGNLATVIEKAGGTPEMWRTGHSLIKARMKETGAALAGEMSGHIFFKERWFGFDDGLYGAARLLEILAKQDVDADTFFARYPQDLGTPEINVEVTDETKFAIVERLASEGDFGDDGVKTTLDGIRVDYADGWGLCRASNTTPVLVLRFEGKSEAALERIKDSFRAALKQAEPSITAPF
- the dut gene encoding dUTP diphosphatase, which encodes MTRPRLELKILDERVRDYPLPHHATPGSAGMDLRALLDAPLTLAPGACELVRTGLAIHIADPALAGMILPRSGLGHKHGIVLGNLVGLIDSDYQGELMISVWNRGDSEFVLEPGERLAQYVLVPVVQAELVEVTEFEASQRGEGGFGHSGRH